A window from Micromonospora terminaliae encodes these proteins:
- the paaN gene encoding phenylacetic acid degradation protein PaaN, with protein sequence MTETPHPLYDRHAETLNRALTAITERGYWSAYPESPSPRVYGETAAADGKAAFEAYLGGDFPLDQPGDGGMVATEVSPFGVALDVRYPHATADQLVAAATAALPAWRDAGPQARAGVCLEILDRLHRNVFELANAVQFTSGQAFVMAFQAGGAHALDRALEAVAYAYAEMTRHPGTAGWEKAAGKGDPLRMTKTFHVVPRGVALVIGCNTFPTWNSYPGLFASLATGNPVVVKPHPRAVLPLAITVKYARQVLAEAGFDPNLVQLAPEAAGEKLASTLALHPAVKIVDFTGSTEYGDWLEANARQAAVYTEKAGLNTVVIDSTDDFAGMCRNLGFTLTLYSGQMCTTSQNLLIPRDGIETDQGHRSFDEVAAGIAGAVAKLTADPARGVELTGAIVNDGVLERLEEVTKVGEPVLESRTVEHPSFPDAVVRTPTVVKLDAADTTTYSREWFGPISFAIATDSTAHSLEILRSTVGEKGALTAGVYSTDEAVLDAAEAAAIDAGVHLSCNLTGGVFVNQSAAFSDFHGSGANAAANSALTDGAYVVNRFRIVQSRRHV encoded by the coding sequence ATGACGGAGACCCCGCACCCCCTGTACGACAGGCACGCCGAGACCCTCAACCGGGCGCTGACCGCGATCACGGAGCGCGGGTACTGGTCCGCCTATCCGGAGTCGCCCAGCCCCCGGGTCTACGGCGAGACCGCCGCCGCCGACGGCAAGGCCGCCTTCGAGGCGTACCTGGGCGGCGACTTCCCGCTCGACCAGCCGGGTGACGGCGGCATGGTCGCCACCGAGGTCAGCCCGTTCGGCGTGGCGCTCGACGTGCGCTATCCGCACGCCACCGCCGACCAGCTCGTGGCCGCCGCCACCGCCGCCCTGCCGGCCTGGCGCGACGCCGGCCCGCAGGCCCGGGCGGGCGTCTGCCTGGAGATCCTCGACCGGCTGCACAGGAACGTGTTCGAGCTGGCCAACGCGGTGCAGTTCACCAGCGGCCAGGCCTTCGTGATGGCCTTCCAGGCCGGCGGCGCGCACGCGCTGGACCGGGCGCTGGAGGCGGTCGCCTACGCGTACGCCGAGATGACCCGCCACCCGGGCACCGCCGGCTGGGAGAAGGCCGCCGGCAAGGGTGACCCGCTGCGGATGACCAAGACCTTCCACGTGGTGCCCCGCGGCGTGGCGCTGGTGATCGGCTGCAACACCTTCCCGACCTGGAACTCGTACCCCGGCCTCTTCGCCTCGCTGGCCACCGGCAACCCGGTGGTCGTCAAGCCGCACCCGCGCGCGGTGCTGCCGCTCGCCATCACCGTGAAGTACGCCCGCCAGGTGCTCGCCGAGGCCGGCTTCGACCCGAACCTCGTGCAGCTCGCCCCCGAGGCGGCCGGCGAGAAGCTCGCCTCGACGCTGGCCCTGCACCCGGCCGTCAAGATCGTCGACTTCACCGGCTCCACCGAGTACGGCGACTGGCTGGAGGCCAACGCCCGGCAGGCCGCCGTCTACACGGAGAAGGCCGGCCTGAACACGGTGGTGATCGACTCCACCGACGACTTCGCCGGGATGTGCCGCAACCTGGGCTTCACGCTGACGCTGTACAGCGGCCAGATGTGCACCACCTCCCAGAACCTGCTGATCCCGCGGGACGGCATCGAGACGGACCAGGGACACAGGAGCTTCGACGAGGTGGCCGCCGGTATCGCCGGTGCGGTCGCCAAGCTCACCGCCGACCCGGCCCGGGGTGTCGAGCTCACCGGCGCGATCGTCAACGACGGTGTGCTGGAGCGGCTGGAGGAGGTCACCAAGGTCGGCGAGCCGGTGCTGGAGTCGCGGACCGTCGAGCACCCGTCCTTCCCGGACGCCGTGGTCCGGACGCCCACCGTGGTGAAGCTCGACGCGGCCGACACCACGACCTACTCCCGCGAGTGGTTCGGCCCGATCTCGTTCGCCATCGCGACCGACTCGACCGCGCACAGCCTGGAGATCCTCCGCTCGACCGTCGGCGAGAAGGGTGCCCTGACCGCGGGCGTCTACTCGACCGACGAGGCGGTGCTGGACGCGGCCGAGGCGGCGGCCATCGACGCCGGCGTGCACCTGTCCTGCAACCTGACCGGCGGGGTGTTCGTCAACCAGTCGGCGGCGTTCTCCGACTTCCACGGCTCGGGGGCGAACGCGGCGGCGAACTCGGCGCTGACGGACGGGGCGTACGTGGTTAACCGGTTCCGGATCGTGCAGAGTCGGCGGCACGTCTGA
- a CDS encoding GNAT family N-acetyltransferase — MGISVAPLDPADQATLDAVYRTAVSAQAVDEPDLPPLCRRRFEAPLRHPMPGVDTLWWVARLDGVPAGWARLHLHTLDNTENASVELVVDPAYRRRGVGRALHEHGLRLLRERGGKRLVGATVTALPGEEGRELPGAAFAAAVGAKPALADVRRRLDVTALDRPRLAGLLAEARTAAAGYRTVRWGQRAPEEYVADVAYLEGRLLVDAPLGDLGWEQEKVDAERIRGTERALDARGIRRYSAGAVHEASGRLVAWSMVSLAANTTWHAWQQTTIVDPGHRGHRLGLLTKIENLEHVLAHEPELRVVDTFNAAANSHMIAINEQLGFRPAAGSTDWQLTI; from the coding sequence ATGGGCATCTCCGTGGCACCCCTCGACCCGGCCGACCAGGCGACCCTCGACGCGGTGTACCGGACGGCGGTTTCGGCCCAGGCCGTGGACGAACCGGACCTCCCGCCGCTGTGCCGGCGACGGTTCGAAGCGCCGTTGCGCCACCCGATGCCGGGCGTCGACACCCTCTGGTGGGTGGCCCGCCTCGACGGGGTGCCCGCCGGCTGGGCCCGGCTGCACCTGCACACCCTGGACAACACCGAGAACGCCAGCGTCGAACTGGTGGTGGACCCCGCGTACCGCCGGCGCGGGGTGGGGCGGGCCCTGCACGAGCACGGGCTGCGGCTGCTGCGCGAGCGCGGCGGCAAGCGGCTGGTCGGGGCGACCGTCACCGCCCTCCCCGGCGAGGAGGGCCGGGAGTTGCCCGGTGCCGCCTTCGCCGCGGCCGTCGGCGCGAAGCCGGCGCTCGCCGACGTCCGCCGCCGGCTGGACGTCACCGCCCTCGACCGGCCGCGCCTGGCCGGCCTGCTCGCCGAGGCCCGCACGGCCGCCGCCGGCTACCGCACCGTCCGCTGGGGGCAGCGCGCCCCCGAGGAGTACGTCGCCGACGTCGCCTACCTGGAGGGGCGGCTGCTGGTCGACGCACCCCTCGGTGACCTCGGATGGGAGCAGGAGAAGGTCGACGCCGAACGGATCCGTGGCACGGAGCGGGCGCTCGACGCGCGCGGGATCCGCCGGTACAGCGCCGGCGCCGTGCACGAGGCGTCCGGCCGGCTCGTCGCCTGGAGCATGGTCAGCCTGGCCGCCAACACCACCTGGCACGCCTGGCAGCAGACCACGATCGTCGACCCCGGCCACCGCGGGCACCGGCTCGGGCTGCTCACCAAGATCGAGAATCTGGAGCACGTCCTCGCGCACGAGCCGGAGCTGCGCGTGGTCGACACGTTCAACGCGGCTGCGAACAGCCACATGATCGCGATCAACGAACAACTCGGCTTTCGCCCGGCGGCCGGCTCGACCGACTGGCAGTTGACGATCTGA
- the thrC gene encoding threonine synthase yields the protein MTSTIPATSGIDTTLSPARALVCRACSARYPLAAQHACYECFGPLEVDYDTAALAAVTREQIEAGPDNLWRYAALLPAGQDPATRVTLDPGLTRLVAAPHLAAELGITAPLWVKDDSGNPTHSFKDRVVSVALTAARALGFTRYACASTGNLANSVAAHAARAGVPSVVFIPSDLEQGKVVTTAVYGGDLVAIDGSYDDVNRLCGELVETDEFEDTAFVNVNVRPYYAEGSKTLGYEVAEQLGWRIPAQVVIPMASGELLTKIDKAFAELVEIGLVEAPAGGWKVFGAQSAGCNPIATALHGGTDTIVPVKPTGIAKSLNIGDPAAGLYALEAVRRTGGWMEYADDDEIRAGIRLLARTTGVFAETAGGVTVAVLRKLVESGRLDPAAETVVFNTGEGLKTLDAVAPEVGPTHRIRPSLRAARDAGLLS from the coding sequence ATGACGTCGACGATCCCCGCGACCTCCGGCATCGACACCACCCTCAGCCCGGCCCGCGCCCTGGTCTGTCGCGCCTGCTCGGCGCGCTACCCGCTGGCCGCCCAGCACGCCTGTTACGAGTGCTTCGGCCCGCTGGAGGTCGACTACGACACCGCCGCACTGGCCGCCGTCACCCGCGAGCAGATCGAGGCCGGCCCGGACAACCTCTGGCGCTACGCCGCCCTGCTCCCCGCCGGTCAGGACCCGGCCACCCGGGTCACCCTGGACCCGGGGCTGACCCGGCTGGTCGCCGCCCCGCACCTCGCCGCCGAGCTCGGGATCACCGCCCCGCTCTGGGTCAAGGACGACAGCGGCAACCCGACCCACTCGTTCAAGGACCGGGTCGTCTCGGTGGCGCTGACCGCGGCCCGGGCGCTCGGCTTCACCCGCTACGCCTGCGCGTCCACCGGCAACCTGGCCAACTCGGTGGCCGCCCACGCGGCCCGGGCCGGGGTGCCGTCGGTGGTCTTCATCCCGAGCGACCTGGAGCAGGGCAAGGTGGTGACCACCGCCGTCTACGGCGGCGACCTGGTCGCCATCGACGGCTCGTACGACGACGTGAACCGGCTCTGCGGCGAGCTGGTGGAGACCGACGAGTTCGAGGACACCGCGTTCGTCAACGTGAACGTGCGGCCCTACTACGCGGAGGGTTCGAAGACCCTCGGCTACGAGGTCGCCGAGCAGCTCGGCTGGCGCATCCCGGCGCAGGTGGTCATCCCGATGGCCAGCGGCGAGCTGCTCACGAAGATCGACAAGGCGTTCGCCGAGCTGGTCGAGATCGGGCTGGTCGAGGCGCCGGCCGGCGGCTGGAAGGTGTTCGGCGCGCAGTCCGCCGGCTGCAACCCGATCGCCACGGCGCTGCACGGCGGCACCGACACCATCGTCCCGGTGAAGCCGACCGGCATCGCCAAGTCGCTGAACATCGGCGACCCGGCCGCCGGCCTCTACGCGCTGGAGGCGGTGCGCCGCACGGGCGGCTGGATGGAGTACGCCGACGACGACGAGATCCGCGCCGGCATCCGGCTGCTCGCCCGCACCACCGGGGTCTTCGCCGAGACGGCCGGCGGCGTCACCGTGGCGGTGCTGCGCAAGCTCGTGGAGTCCGGCCGGCTCGACCCGGCGGCCGAGACGGTCGTGTTCAACACCGGCGAGGGTCTCAAGACCCTCGACGCGGTCGCCCCGGAGGTCGGGCCCACCCACCGCATCCGTCCCAGCCTCCGCGCCGCCCGCGACGCCGGCCTCCTGTCCTGA
- a CDS encoding DMT family transporter: MRSRSAAFPLFAALSWGVMFPVLASALGRVDALNLTTARYVLATAVLVALLLAREGVAALGTARRGTEVLLLGALGFAGFNTLTNLALGMAAPQQIALFAATVPVVTQLVRWARDGVRPRPALLGLSLVALVGVGLVITRGRLDGLGEFGLGGLLMVGAVLGWAFYTHGASRFPDWSPLRYTTLTSVAGALALFAVSAVADLTGLQHAPAAADLVEVSPQLAYAVLIAAVVAGLAWNTGVRRLGPADAALFMNLVPVTTFAVQLLRGYRPGAVELVGAGLTVAALVAANLVTRTRKAPAAPAVVAVTDHPAVIEPVAVVAR, encoded by the coding sequence ATGCGTTCCCGTTCCGCCGCCTTCCCGCTCTTCGCCGCGCTCAGCTGGGGCGTCATGTTCCCCGTGCTGGCCAGCGCGCTCGGACGGGTGGACGCGCTCAACCTGACCACCGCCCGGTACGTGCTCGCCACCGCCGTGCTGGTGGCCCTGCTCCTGGCCCGGGAAGGGGTGGCCGCCCTGGGCACGGCGCGGCGCGGGACCGAGGTGCTGCTGCTCGGCGCGCTCGGCTTCGCCGGCTTCAACACCCTCACCAACCTCGCGCTCGGGATGGCCGCGCCGCAGCAGATCGCCCTGTTCGCCGCCACCGTGCCGGTGGTCACCCAACTGGTTCGCTGGGCGCGGGATGGCGTACGGCCCCGGCCCGCGCTGCTCGGCCTCTCCCTGGTCGCGCTCGTCGGCGTCGGCCTGGTGATCACCCGCGGCCGGCTCGACGGGCTGGGCGAGTTCGGCCTGGGCGGGCTGCTCATGGTCGGCGCGGTGCTCGGCTGGGCGTTCTACACCCACGGGGCGAGCCGGTTCCCCGACTGGTCGCCGCTGCGCTACACCACCCTGACCTCCGTCGCCGGCGCGCTCGCCCTGTTCGCCGTCAGCGCGGTCGCCGACCTCACCGGGCTCCAGCACGCGCCGGCCGCCGCCGATCTCGTCGAGGTCTCGCCCCAGCTCGCGTACGCGGTGCTGATCGCCGCTGTCGTCGCGGGCCTGGCCTGGAACACCGGCGTGCGCCGGCTCGGGCCCGCCGACGCCGCGCTGTTCATGAACCTGGTGCCGGTGACCACGTTCGCGGTCCAGCTCCTGCGCGGCTACCGGCCGGGCGCGGTGGAGCTGGTCGGCGCCGGGCTGACCGTGGCCGCCCTGGTGGCCGCGAACCTCGTCACCCGTACCCGGAAGGCGCCCGCCGCCCCGGCGGTGGTCGCGGTGACCGACCACCCCGCGGTGATCGAGCCGGTCGCGGTCGTCGCGCGCTGA
- a CDS encoding ArsR/SmtB family transcription factor: protein MELHEPELRDVPVTAVLAALADDVRLQIVRALAEGGEYACGTFEFGVSKATRSHHLKVLREAGLTRTRVAGTSRYVRLRRDELQRLYPGLLDAVLAAPARA from the coding sequence ATGGAGCTGCACGAACCCGAACTGCGCGACGTCCCGGTCACCGCCGTGCTGGCCGCCCTGGCCGACGACGTCCGGCTGCAGATCGTGCGCGCCCTCGCCGAGGGCGGCGAGTACGCGTGCGGCACGTTCGAGTTCGGGGTCTCCAAGGCGACCCGCAGCCACCACCTGAAGGTGCTGCGCGAGGCCGGCCTCACCCGGACCCGGGTGGCCGGCACGAGCCGCTACGTGCGGCTGCGCCGCGACGAGCTGCAACGCCTCTACCCGGGGCTGCTCGACGCGGTCCTCGCCGCACCCGCCCGCGCCTGA
- a CDS encoding DUF4232 domain-containing protein: MKTAAARIGALAGVALLAACTPTPTPRPVSAPAPPTPAPSTSPPPPACSPEGIRITELGVSAAMGLRAMGLELVNCGDRPYELRGYPAPRLRDADRDPLKVTIIPGARPITSGFDQPPTRIVLRPGERASAALLWRNLVTDATVVASNGAYLDVAPLPGRPAYPVELDGPIDLGNTGRLGVSAWKRYNGPSATQPPAPSGPPSTAPTPDSRL; encoded by the coding sequence GTGAAGACGGCGGCGGCACGGATCGGAGCCCTGGCGGGCGTGGCCCTGCTCGCCGCCTGCACACCAACGCCGACGCCCCGTCCCGTCTCCGCACCGGCCCCGCCCACCCCGGCGCCCAGCACGTCACCGCCCCCGCCCGCCTGCTCGCCGGAGGGGATCCGCATCACCGAGCTCGGAGTGAGCGCCGCCATGGGCCTGCGGGCCATGGGGCTGGAACTGGTCAACTGCGGTGACCGCCCGTACGAGCTGCGCGGTTACCCGGCGCCCCGCCTCCGGGACGCCGACCGGGACCCGCTGAAGGTGACGATCATCCCGGGCGCCCGGCCGATCACGTCCGGCTTCGACCAGCCGCCCACCCGGATCGTCCTGCGCCCCGGTGAGCGGGCCAGCGCCGCGCTGCTCTGGCGCAACCTGGTCACCGACGCCACGGTGGTGGCGAGCAACGGGGCCTATCTCGACGTCGCCCCGCTGCCGGGCCGGCCGGCGTACCCGGTAGAGCTGGACGGGCCGATCGACCTCGGCAACACCGGCCGCCTCGGGGTGAGCGCCTGGAAGCGCTACAACGGCCCGTCGGCGACGCAACCGCCGGCCCCGAGCGGCCCACCCTCCACGGCACCGACCCCCGACAGCCGCCTCTGA
- a CDS encoding winged helix-turn-helix domain-containing protein, whose protein sequence is MALTWPSEMRSDVARVRTSSRLVRVVGRWTIQRAAFIGFIGRPEVDAAGHTQIRTGELKPGDKLPSISELCAQYGVSTQVIRSAMLILRAEGLVEGHQGRGVYVRDQGSHPSH, encoded by the coding sequence ATGGCGCTGACGTGGCCGAGCGAGATGCGCAGTGACGTGGCAAGGGTGCGTACGTCGTCGAGGCTGGTCAGGGTCGTCGGCAGGTGGACGATCCAGCGGGCTGCGTTCATCGGGTTCATCGGCCGGCCGGAGGTGGACGCAGCGGGTCACACGCAGATCCGTACGGGAGAGTTGAAACCGGGCGACAAGCTGCCGTCGATCTCCGAGCTCTGCGCCCAGTACGGAGTCTCGACCCAGGTGATCCGCTCGGCCATGTTGATCCTCCGAGCGGAGGGGCTCGTGGAGGGGCACCAGGGCCGAGGTGTCTATGTCCGCGACCAGGGCTCGCACCCATCGCACTGA
- a CDS encoding ABC transporter permease: protein MAQPSTVGPIGAAAGYRPSATLPFRAEFRRQASRRRTQLALGFMVLLPLIILIAFQFDSGNDDRNGRNEFSSLVDLATSGGLNFTLFSIFVSSSFLLVVVVALFCGDTVASEASWGSLRYLLAVPVPRARLLTVKLVVALAYSALALVLLAGTALLAGTLRYGWSPLRSQVAAELAPAEGLVRLLAVLGYLAIVLLVVAGLAFLLSVTTDAALGAVGGAVLLWILSSILDQITALGGLRAFLPTHFSSAWLGLLSTPVQTDDVVRGAISAIAYATVFWGLAYWRFTRKDVTS from the coding sequence ATGGCACAGCCCTCCACTGTCGGACCGATCGGGGCCGCCGCCGGCTACCGGCCGTCGGCCACCCTGCCGTTCCGGGCCGAGTTCCGGCGGCAGGCGTCGCGCCGGCGTACCCAGCTCGCGCTGGGGTTCATGGTGCTGCTGCCGCTAATCATCCTGATCGCGTTCCAGTTCGACTCCGGCAACGACGACCGGAACGGCCGCAACGAGTTCTCCAGCCTGGTCGACCTCGCCACCTCGGGTGGGCTGAACTTCACCCTCTTCTCGATCTTCGTGTCGTCGTCCTTCCTGCTGGTCGTGGTGGTGGCGCTGTTCTGCGGCGACACGGTGGCCAGCGAGGCGAGCTGGGGCAGCCTGCGGTACCTCCTGGCCGTACCGGTGCCCCGGGCCCGGCTGCTCACGGTGAAGCTGGTGGTCGCGCTCGCCTACTCGGCGCTCGCGCTGGTGCTGCTCGCGGGCACCGCCCTGCTCGCCGGCACCCTCCGGTACGGCTGGTCGCCGTTGCGCAGCCAGGTCGCCGCCGAGCTGGCCCCGGCCGAGGGCCTGGTCCGGCTGCTCGCCGTGCTCGGCTACCTGGCGATCGTCCTGCTGGTGGTGGCCGGGCTGGCGTTCCTGCTCTCGGTGACCACGGACGCCGCGCTCGGCGCGGTCGGCGGCGCGGTGCTGCTCTGGATCCTCTCGAGCATCCTCGACCAGATCACCGCGCTGGGTGGCCTGCGGGCGTTTCTGCCCACCCACTTCAGCAGCGCCTGGCTGGGGCTGCTCTCCACGCCGGTGCAGACCGACGACGTGGTGCGCGGCGCCATCTCGGCGATCGCCTACGCCACCGTGTTCTGGGGTCTGGCCTACTGGCGGTTCACCCGGAAGGACGTAACAAGCTGA
- a CDS encoding alpha/beta fold hydrolase yields the protein MRSPLPVARIRRALAGRPRRLVAAVVVVVLVAAALVWAARPDRADFRTESAVVTVRSGPSGDQPVDLDTTLYVPGDASARHRVPAVLLAHGFGGTKESVQPDAEDLAARGYAVLTWTARGFGRSGGEIHLDSPDYEVRDAQRLLDRLAARPDIRLDAAGDPRVGVVGGSYGGGLALLLAAQDRRVDAIVPMITWNDLSRAFLPENTGKAPTEGVFKKGWAGIFFGGGGNAGSGPAGLSGTTAAQPEGAPASAGAPSPQPAGGPGTGPGRGPAGPADPSCGRFAADVCAAYLRIATTGRADGPAVDLLRRSSPAGVLDRITAPTLLVQGEADTLFPLTEADANARGIAAAGTPVRVAWFTGGHDGGAGPTSDSDRVKFLTAQWLDHYVKGEGAAPGDSFTFSRIAGFDALDRGLVATGFRTADYPGVTGQGRREVTLAGPDQAIANPPNGNPAAISSVPFAGALGSLLDGVAGDIPGQHARFESAPLTDPVDVVGAPTVRIRAASATGAAVLFVKLYDVDPQGAATLPDGLVAPVRLTGLPQTVEAAQPVTVTLPAIVRRIEAGHRLRIVVATSDQAYATPAEPAVHTVALGAGPLVLPTVDATPIPTTATVWRWVLAGLLAAIAVGLVVVVLVARRRHRRQDSSVHPAYAGVPLAVRNLRKEYADGFVAVSDVDFEVHPGQVVGLLGPNGAGKTTTLRVLMGLTQPTAGEIYVFGHRLVPGSPVLSRIGALVEGPGFLPHLSGLANLRAYWRATGRPWADAHFDEALEIAGLGDSVHRRTKNYSHGMRQRLAIAQAMLGLPELLVLDEPTDGLDPPQIAEMRRVLQRYATDGRAVLVSSHLLAEVEQTCTHAVVVNKGRIVASGPVEEIVGESPSVLFEVSDPDAARDVLDRLAGVRVLPDGDGGLVVDTNGTARSEVVAELVRAGIGVDRVVPRRRLEDAFLALVGENSRGSGDR from the coding sequence ATGAGATCACCGCTGCCCGTCGCGCGGATCCGGCGCGCCCTGGCCGGCCGCCCTCGCCGGCTCGTCGCCGCGGTGGTGGTGGTCGTCCTGGTCGCCGCCGCCCTGGTCTGGGCGGCCCGCCCGGACCGCGCCGACTTCCGCACCGAGTCGGCCGTGGTGACCGTCCGGTCCGGACCCTCCGGCGACCAGCCGGTCGACCTGGACACCACGCTCTACGTGCCCGGCGACGCCTCGGCGCGGCACCGCGTTCCGGCGGTGCTGCTGGCGCACGGGTTCGGCGGCACCAAGGAGTCGGTCCAGCCCGACGCGGAGGACCTGGCGGCCCGGGGATACGCGGTGCTGACCTGGACCGCGCGCGGCTTCGGCCGCAGCGGCGGCGAGATCCACCTGGACAGCCCCGACTACGAGGTGCGGGACGCCCAGCGCCTGCTCGACCGGCTCGCCGCCCGCCCGGACATCCGCCTCGACGCGGCCGGCGACCCGCGGGTCGGCGTGGTCGGCGGCTCGTACGGCGGCGGCCTGGCCCTGCTGCTGGCCGCGCAGGACCGCCGGGTCGACGCGATCGTCCCGATGATCACCTGGAACGACCTGTCCCGCGCCTTCCTGCCCGAGAACACCGGCAAGGCGCCCACCGAGGGCGTGTTCAAGAAGGGCTGGGCGGGCATCTTCTTCGGCGGCGGCGGCAACGCCGGCTCCGGCCCGGCCGGGCTCTCCGGCACGACCGCTGCCCAGCCGGAGGGCGCCCCGGCCTCGGCCGGCGCGCCCAGCCCGCAGCCCGCTGGCGGGCCGGGCACCGGCCCGGGTCGCGGCCCGGCCGGCCCCGCCGACCCGTCCTGCGGCCGGTTCGCCGCCGACGTCTGCGCCGCGTACCTGCGGATCGCCACCACCGGGCGGGCCGACGGCCCGGCGGTCGACCTGCTGCGCCGCTCCTCGCCGGCCGGGGTGCTCGACCGGATCACGGCGCCCACCCTGCTGGTGCAGGGCGAGGCGGACACGCTGTTCCCGCTCACCGAGGCGGACGCCAACGCCCGGGGCATCGCCGCCGCCGGCACCCCGGTGCGGGTCGCCTGGTTCACCGGCGGCCACGACGGCGGCGCCGGACCGACCTCGGACTCCGACCGGGTGAAGTTCCTGACCGCGCAGTGGCTCGACCACTACGTCAAGGGCGAGGGGGCGGCGCCCGGCGACAGCTTCACCTTCTCCCGGATCGCCGGGTTCGACGCGCTCGACCGGGGCCTGGTGGCCACCGGCTTCCGCACGGCCGACTATCCGGGCGTGACCGGGCAGGGCCGCCGCGAGGTGACGCTGGCCGGGCCGGACCAGGCGATCGCCAACCCGCCCAACGGCAACCCGGCGGCGATCTCGTCGGTGCCGTTCGCCGGGGCGCTCGGCTCGCTGCTGGACGGGGTGGCCGGCGACATCCCCGGCCAGCACGCCCGCTTCGAGTCCGCGCCGCTGACCGACCCGGTCGACGTGGTCGGCGCGCCGACCGTGCGGATCCGGGCCGCCTCCGCGACCGGCGCGGCAGTGCTGTTCGTGAAGCTCTACGACGTCGACCCGCAGGGCGCGGCCACGCTGCCGGACGGCCTGGTCGCGCCGGTCCGGCTGACCGGCCTGCCGCAGACCGTCGAGGCGGCACAACCGGTCACCGTCACCCTGCCGGCGATCGTCCGCCGGATCGAGGCCGGGCACCGGCTGCGGATCGTGGTGGCGACCTCCGACCAGGCGTACGCCACGCCGGCCGAGCCCGCCGTGCACACCGTGGCGCTCGGTGCCGGCCCGCTGGTGCTGCCGACGGTCGACGCCACGCCCATCCCCACCACCGCCACGGTCTGGCGCTGGGTGCTGGCCGGCCTGCTCGCCGCGATCGCGGTGGGGCTCGTCGTGGTCGTCCTGGTCGCCCGCCGCCGGCACCGCCGCCAGGACAGCTCCGTGCACCCGGCGTACGCGGGCGTGCCGCTCGCCGTCCGCAACCTGCGCAAGGAGTACGCGGACGGCTTCGTGGCCGTCTCCGACGTGGACTTCGAGGTGCACCCCGGCCAGGTGGTCGGCCTGCTCGGGCCGAACGGCGCCGGCAAGACCACCACGCTGCGGGTGCTCATGGGGCTGACCCAGCCCACCGCCGGCGAGATCTACGTCTTCGGGCACCGGCTGGTGCCCGGCTCGCCGGTGCTCTCCCGGATCGGCGCGCTGGTCGAGGGGCCCGGCTTCCTGCCGCACCTGTCGGGCCTTGCGAACCTGCGGGCGTACTGGCGGGCGACCGGGCGGCCCTGGGCGGACGCGCACTTCGACGAGGCGCTGGAGATCGCCGGGCTGGGCGACTCGGTGCACCGGCGGACGAAGAACTACAGCCACGGCATGCGCCAGCGGCTGGCCATCGCGCAGGCCATGCTGGGTCTGCCCGAACTGCTGGTGCTCGACGAGCCGACGGACGGGCTCGACCCGCCGCAGATCGCCGAGATGCGCCGCGTGCTCCAGCGTTACGCCACCGACGGGCGGGCGGTGCTGGTCTCCAGCCACCTGCTGGCCGAGGTGGAGCAGACCTGCACGCACGCCGTGGTGGTGAACAAGGGGCGGATCGTCGCGTCCGGCCCGGTCGAGGAGATCGTCGGCGAGTCGCCGAGCGTGCTGTTCGAGGTGAGCGACCCGGACGCGGCGCGCGACGTGCTCGACCGGCTGGCGGGCGTACGGGTGCTGCCCGACGGCGACGGCGGGCTGGTGGTGGACACCAACGGCACCGCCCGCAGCGAGGTGGTGGCCGAGCTGGTCCGGGCCGGCATCGGGGTGGACCGGGTGGTGCCCCGGCGCCGCCTGGAGGACGCGTTCCTCGCCCTGGTGGGCGAGAACTCTCGGGGAAGCGGGGACCGGTGA